The Bicyclus anynana chromosome 13, ilBicAnyn1.1, whole genome shotgun sequence region tatcagataGAGAACGACAACGAATTgaggacctcctcctttttttaaagtcagttaaaaataaaaacaaagcgcTATCTATGAgtctcaggcataactgcatcaaCAGGTTCTTAAGGGTACAAAAAGGTTTGTTTCAAAGTTGTCTAGGAACGCCATCTAcaggtagtttaaaataacaaacaccgTTTCACAGTGACTGGAGATGGCTGCACAAATCGCAGGATTACAACTTTCGTAACGCATACACCAACTTGCTCAAGTCAAGCGTGcaccccgagtgctataggctatattttatccccgtattcttgcgggaacgggaaccacgcgggtgcaaccacgcggtgtctgctagtacACCATAAGCATCAGAACGACCACCATATCGTGCCACGGATATagaatacaattaatatttctcTATCTCTTCAGTACTTTTTAGGCACATCAATATCGTCatttcaatagggatgatgacagttttttaaattgtatattaattaggagtatgctaatagtaaagcaattttgtaaaagtaacagggtatctgcgatcattaccttcggagttacagggatttaaagggtcggatttgcggcgctgccgcagattcctgaaaaacgccccatacaaaatggtacgaattaatgacgtcgtaggtgcatTCGTTAGATTTacatgggcggtcaaacaaaattactaatatctttgttctttgtgcgtttatgtttatagttcatatattgaaaaatgtcacattgaatgcagggaagctaaaactgtatgaatttttatctaattacgataaaagatttttaaaattttggaatcttatttattttgcagatatccagtcaatctttgctttttatgtataaatcagttaacattgaccttatttacccgaacgtatcataaaaatcaatatattcaaacctagtcatcatccctattccttACGGATCTCATTCTCCATTCTCCACTAACTCTAAGTGGTCTCTTGTTCGTCGTTTTTCGCGAGGTTAGGTTCAGACTCCGACCGGCGCTTGAGGCCGTCCGCGTCCGGCGAGTGCGGCCGCTCCACTGACTCCTCGATCGCTGCTGCAGCTGCTTTTATATCTGGTGCGCTGCGGCTAACGTCCTATTGGTCaaatttaatcatcatcaacatcacaatcatcattgtcatcatcatcaccgtcaTAATTATCAAAACATCACGGTCAATTAGGCACGGGGGTTGTTTTATCACAATTTTCCAATTTCGGGGTTCTACTGAGAactcagagccgtgatagcacagtggatatgacctctgccttcgattccggagggtgtgggttcgaatccggtccggggcatgcacctccaaccatTCAGTtgcatgcattttaagaagttaaatatcacgtgtctcaaacggtgaaggaaaaacatcgtgaggaaacttgcataccagaaaattttcttaattctctgcgtgtgtgaagtctgccaatccgcatttggccagcgtggtggactactgtcCTCAGCTCAgctcagctcagcagtgagccgaatatgggttgataatgatgactgagAACTCACTCGGAAAATCTAATAAATTGTATCTCCAGGAGTCCCTTGATCCGAAGACGCAATGGCTTAGTAAGTTAGTAGTGGACGTCAATATATTGGTGCGAATTTTGGCCTACAGGGTGACTaagatttttgtaaaaataacccaattttagaatttaaactatcgtgagtgttatttatattaacaatgctaaaactcacgtaatataAGGTCGGAGAATACCCGGCTAGTTTCGAAcctatacggggcccttagtcatgagctggttcttgcaacgcggcacgatttaAACTGCGAAGCGGCAGCGCGGCGAACAGCCGCTCGCATCGCGCGTTGGGGGAAGGttatgaagatgacattaatgaaccgtcggagagtgtaatgaaaacttcactccccaccactcaactcCTCTCAAAacaacgtatttttttgttagccTGACATAGGATTCGAACTTGGGAGTCTGATTTTATTGTCCAAAGCCGAACTAACTAACCATAGGGCCAGACCAATGATAGCAAAGTTGTATAATGAAGAAGTTACCGAGTCCGGGTCGATGTAATCAGCGGGCTCCTGCTTCACTTGCGCGTTCATCTTGTCGTTGAGATAGCACACGCCGTTCAGATCGATCGCGCTGTTCGAGAAGATGGCCGCCGCGCCCACCGACGCGTCCACCAGTGGCTCACTCTGTAGGAAAAGTACTAAATGATTTTTACCACAATTAATTTTAGCCATTAATTTTACCTACAAGGCCAAGGACCAGTAGCGGCCATCCAAGCAGGGATGACTGCTCTACTCCGTCACGTGTCCAACTGAGCCCGCTGCTGCCTCGACGCAGGATAGCGAGaaatcgcagtccgcgcggggccacCGGAGCTAAGTACAAAAGTAAACCGGTAGGCCTATTGGCCTCAACCCCGGGAGGGGTTGAAAGAAAACACCGGGGGAGAATGATCCCCCGCGACAcgcccgggcaaggaggcactgcctcgaggcccgtacccccgcccCGTGTTACACGGGTCGGAGAAGACCCGACGTCATTTTAGCAGCAAGCGGCGCCTACCGACCTCATCGCAGGCCCCACCATcagcccccccccccctcacCTACAAACAGGAGGAAACCGCGGCCACTATGGACTTGACCGCCGTCGTCTGTTTGATCGTGGAAGCTCTGATGGCCTAGGACCAGTGGCGGTCAGGGTACgtcagcaggcgatggaacgaggtatattaggagtatctctgcgtgatcgaatcagaaatgaggagatccgcagaacaaccaaagtcaccgacatagcgcaacgagttgcgaagctgaagtggcaatgggcgggacacttagttcgaagagccgatggacgttggggtcccagggtgttggaatggcgaccccgcactagtaagcgcagtgttggccgaccccccaccaggtggactgacgacatcaagcgagtcgcagggatttgctggatgcaggtggctcagtatcgtgatgtttggaagtccctacaaaaggcctatgtcctgcagtggacgtccattggctgatgtgatgatgatgatgatgatgatgatgatgatgatgatgatgatgatgatgatgatataataattagaaaaggaagaccataattttattttaaaaaagggaGGGGGGAGTCCATTCTCCAATCAACGCTGAGCAGCACCGGGTACTGCGTTGTGTGCCTCAAAATAATTGGAATTTGGTGGAAAAAGTAGTAGTAAATGGCTTACCATACTGTAAGCCATTTACTTATAATGCTACTTATTATGCACttataatgctgtaataaagattttttctttctttctttctaccaCAGTACCACAATCAGTATGTGGTAAGCCATTTAggtggtaagtaatgatgaGTTACCAGGGCAACATTTTCAGGGATGACAAACTTGAGCTGCACCGGCTTTCTGTCCAACTCCGCGTCGCATGTTTTATGTGGCGACGATAGCTCTTTCGAATCTTTCTGCTCCCTGAAACCGaaagataaaatattagttttatagaagttaataagttaataataattatttattataatataaacatacatGATACTTGACTGGAGAATTACTACACAAATCAaatgaaattagttttttataagtaggcttagtttcaCACATGCCTTTGTTTCACAATTACCTTatctacattttaaataatatgctgtGTTTTTTCCCACCAgacagatctggaccaattaagaaaatctcaaacctcaatcggcccagccggggatcgaacccaggtctgtcttgtaaatccaccgcgccacggcgGCCGTCAAACTCGACAgtgtgttgttgttgttgttgttgtgttcagaaaatgtaaaaactatatacctacctatacataaatatataatgtaagaaaacacaaaattgtgcatgtgtgcgctcatggagtagctaaattcggatcactttttgtggtgattttgtaggtaatatatttatagaagAAAATCTTTGGCTAGTATACTAAAAGTGAATTAACTTAACTTAGCTCTAACTCTTCGATAATGTTAATTGACGCTTTATAGAAATAGTAACATGACCATagattataattactttttggGCGTGGCGTGGTGACTGTCACATTTTTCATTCTGGTGTTGTGATATCAAATCGCAGGCCTTGCCAAGGATCACGATGGACACGAGCACCCGTATCGATATCAGACATAAATAGGCTATGAATATTAAAAGCACTGCGACCAAcctagaaattaaataaatagatatcatattttttaattttgacaaattTCATACAACACAATAATATGTCAGAAACAGATTCACATATTGCACAGAAGTAGCaagatactattattatataaagttcTACTGGGTCTCAAAATTCTCATCAAGAATGAAACCAATAATAAACCcttgaatggcagagaataacttAGAGCAGTTCTTCAAAGCCGACTGTATAATCACTTTTGACAGCATAGCCACAACAGACAACAGACAAGTTAAATAGTGTTGTAAGAGGGAAAAAAGTTAGTTCCGTTTCTACACTTTTTTGCCAAGCTGTAGGTAAGTAGGAACTTGTGAAATAAAACAAGTCGgacacgagagatggcgctactattactttatttttgaaaaatgttttacttcTGTGTCATGGTCTAAAGCACACTCGTTTATTTCTTAACCCTCCACCCCACTTAAGTTGGATAAGGGAAAGgaaatgaagaagaagaaatatactttattgtatatatgtatatgatgatgatgacgataagcACAAGACTCACCCATCGATTTTAACCGCATGCACCAACACCCTAGTGATAACAACGGCCAGTGGCAGCGGTATGAAGCCCATGCGTCGCGCGACCAGATCGGAGTGGTCGCTGAAGGCGTACTTCTGTCGCGTCTGCGCCACGTCGTACGCCAAGCTCACCGTGTACTCGCGGTACACGCCGTATGGTATTTCATTGAACCTGTAGCAATCgtttcaatcatcatcatcatatcagccgatggacgtccactgcaggctcagaccaattatagaaggacctgtatcgcactcatagtcacgaacaaaattgtctgtcattttctgaggaaaacgagattagatttggtatatatcttatactaagcTAGAAATTTATGCCCTTTTtcacaccattcaattacacaaaaaggtactttTATGGAGCTCAcgattataactatgaaacatcgattatatagatacagtttttataatcgcattagatcgttgattatatactttgacagaaaagtaacgtctaacgaggcaggtccaatacaataattggtctgagactgcaGGTcaattttgtagggacttccaaacattttatatatattctgggccgcctgcattcagcaaATTCCTGTGACTTGCTGGAGGTCGTAGGACCACCCGGTGGGCAATCGCTTTGTTTTCTGCCAGAGATTGTCAGTGCACAATTTAAACCAAGGTAGGCATTAAtgtaaaattctttctccaataCAGATTTGTAATGACTTCCAGTTACTTAAACACTCAAAAGTCCCACAAGCATAACATAGAACAGaattattctataaatattttaatagaatagaaaataaaaaaatatagaaaatttaaagttattaattaccTTGTAATAAACGCATGTTTCACCCAATCAATAATAACTTCGAAAGTGAGTACAAGCACACAGTCTGGGGCCAGTATCCAGAACCTCTCCTCCTTCCACACATACTCCTTCATAGTCTGCAGCACCACAATGAAGAGCAGCACTGACAGATGCAGACGCTCCCTAACATCACTACATGACACTTGGAAGAGGTTGTTTTTGTCAAACTTCTTGAAAACGCTTCCCTTTAGTTCCACAAactgaaagaatgtttcaattaaaaaaataagaattagcaatgacatttttcaaaacattatttatttgcccTTTACCCTACAtatttataccatttgtaacaacaaacgttcgtgtggcataacggacgacagcgccatctagaatctatacttataatacgaattatgtacattgaagatattttgaaatttttttgttggaatttttttttaaatttatattcaatactgaagctaaaaatatttttttcgatttttagtctgtctgtctgtctgtttttttgttattcgggcatcacgaaacttggcacgatttaagaccataatacggagaaggttataggatactttttattgcaaaaataaaatgagaagggggtgaaataggggttgaaagtttgtatggaaagtccttaatttttagagttacagttataaaaatttgttcctaaatcttaaaaaaattcgaaatataatgtaattcaaaaatgttcaaaattctacccctagtgtggtgaaatagggcttgaaagtttacattgatttaacgcggacaaagtcgcgggcgtctgctagttatgtaAATTTCTGTactatgtattaattatattcttacTCAAACCTAATACCTCGTGACCCAAATTGATATTGGACCAAAGAAGCAGTCAAATCCCATAAATGAAACAGTAACTAAATTGTACATAAttgtacaaatacataaaattatactCACATTATTtgacatcattattattagtaggctcttattatttgaattaaaagcTACATTGAGAGTAGTAGCTTGAAATAATATCAACAAGCTATGAAGAACTGATAAAATGTTAAGGAATAACTAAGTAGGTGTAAGACAAGAGCCTGCAATAGCTAGACATTCCTCAT contains the following coding sequences:
- the LOC112043065 gene encoding protein TAPT1 homolog, producing the protein MTLKNEDLQEHTKRLRFKSITNVQQCSGDISDKNSRDIRSKDGVKSASLFTFLHVELTRGYLLEHDEERFSARREKVYSFFKIPQELEKFMVYGFFQCADSMLFVYTFLPLRFVMAFFSFFDRLFRQCFGFYSYPRKSILNPAETCDVLKGFILLICSILMCYIDTNMLYHLVKSQSVMKLYIFYNMLEVGDRLFSAFGQDTIDALFWTATEPRDRKREHLGVIPHLIFAMVYVFLHSLLILFQATTLNVAFNSNNKSLLIIMMSNNFVELKGSVFKKFDKNNLFQVSCSDVRERLHLSVLLFIVVLQTMKEYVWKEERFWILAPDCVLVLTFEVIIDWVKHAFITRFNEIPYGVYREYTVSLAYDVAQTRQKYAFSDHSDLVARRMGFIPLPLAVVITRVLVHAVKIDGLVAVLLIFIAYLCLISIRVLVSIVILGKACDLISQHQNEKCDSHHATPKKEQKDSKELSSPHKTCDAELDRKPVQLKFVIPENVALSEPLVDASVGAAAIFSNSAIDLNGVCYLNDKMNAQVKQEPADYIDPDSDVSRSAPDIKAAAAAIEESVERPHSPDADGLKRRSESEPNLAKNDEQETT